The Brassica rapa cultivar Chiifu-401-42 chromosome A10, CAAS_Brap_v3.01, whole genome shotgun sequence genome segment CAGTGCCAGATCGAATCAGGGCCATTTGACATTCAACAATCCAGCAGTTCAAGGCACTTTTGTTGGAGTTTACGATGGACATGGAGGTCCAGAGGGTTCAAGGTTCATTGCTGACAACCTCTTCCCCAATTTAAAGAGTAAGACACACACACATAATGCCTTATCATTCTTGAAAACTGTCATACACACTAACACTCAGGTTTCACGGATCAACAGAATTTGCTTTTGAGGGTGGAGAGGTTTCAGAGGAGGTGATGAGGAACGCATTTGCAGAGACAGACGAAGATTTTCTCTCGTAGGTGAAGAAGCAATGGCGCAAGAACCCACAGATGGAACCCCAAATCTGAGTAAAATATAAATCCAGTAAGAAACTCACTCACCATCTTTGAAAACCAAGTATTCAAGTAAATAAACTACAAAAGAACCTGTCAGCTCTAGCCTTTTGCTTCAAGTCCTTTGCTTTCTTTGTTTCCTGTGAGTCCTTCACCGCTGCTACAGTCCCAAGCCTGTATAGAGAGTTAAAACACATTGAGTGAACATGGATCAAATAAGAATCCTCCAATCCGTTATAAGGTTTCAGTAAAAATTGAGAATCCCTTTCGTAACCCTAATCATACCTCTCAGCACGAGAATTGTGCTTCTCCTCTTTTGTAAGCTTCACGGAAACACCAAACCTCTCAGCGCGTCAAATCTTCTTCAGAACATCATCCACCGGAGATACATCCCCAGCTAGGGCTGTCAACTGGTTGGGTGCTCATGGGTGTGGCCCAGGCCAAGCTGTTTTGGGCGGGTTATGGTTAAGCCCAAATATTTTATGGTCCAGTTGGGCTAAAAGCCCAATTTACCCATGGACAATTTGGTCCAACCCAATTGGGTATTGGGTAGCCCAATacataaaaaatcattttttttattttgactgaaaaaaaaaaaattttgccGTCGCCGTCGTACTCTTCTTTTGCGATTTGACGATGAAATTTTGCGATCTATCATTCTGATCTCTCTTTCTGGCTTTATCTTCTCTGGCGTGTGACTTCTTCTTCTCCCAATTTTCGGTAAGATTCTCGAGTTTTAGCTTCTGATCTTACGTTTCTATAACTTTGAGTTTTTAGCTTCGATCTCGGGTTAACTTTGAGTTTTAGCTTCGATCTCGGGTTATATGACGATGACGATGAATCTCTGTTGTGGGTTTTGTGATGAATCTCGTTTTGTATGATGATGAATGTTCGTCGTGGGTtttgtgatgatgatgaatctCGTTTCCATTGTTTACTCTAgctctgatgatgatgatgaatcgtTTAGAATATCATTTTGTTTTGGATTCAGAAACACGATGAGTTGTATGAAGATTGAAGCTCAAGTTATTTCCTCGACATAGCCGTTATCTCTGCAAGATTCTTCTCAAGTTATTTGAGCTCAATTTAAGCTCAAATAAACAGTGTTGTTAAAAACTTAAGTCATTTGAGATTGTTtcagattttcaaaattttcaatgttgTTTAAAGTTTCAAAAATTTACTATTCAATTTTGGATATTTCTATCATATTTCAAtgttgtttaatatttaaaatgagtTTAAATTGAATTTAAATAGATTTGGGCAtgtgttcagaaaaaaaaacagatttggGCCAATATTTAAATTGCTTATCAATGTGTGGGTTTGGGTGTCCAGTTGGGTGGTGGATGTTATTGGGTATGGGTGCTGTTGGGTGTGGGCTAAATATGGGTGTGGGTGTTTTGAgcccagaaaaaaaaatacccaGTTGGACATACCCATTTGGGTGTGGTCCAACCCAACTGACAGGCCTATCCCCAGCCGCCGTCAGTCATACAGACTTAGAGTCAGATTCGTCCTTCTTCACTTCTCCGTCGAGAATCTCATCTGGCTCGGGAATGTTGAGGTCAACGATTTCACCAGAGACATTCTCCACCATAGCCGTGTCCTTGACTCTGTTGCTCGCCATGGTGAatcaaaggagagagagagagagatttataagatcaaattaaaagGTGACACGTAAGGGTCCTTACTCCTTACCAACCCTTAAAAGGTGCATTTGCACCTTTGCACCTTGGGCATATGCCAAAGGCTGGGCCTGGTATTCACATATGTGTTTCTGCTTTGTTGGTTTCATCTGATGGGTTCTGTTTCTCTTAGTACACTTATTATCTTTATTCCATTATTCTGTGTTCATTTAAACtgaaaaattaagaaattttgTCCTAAGAAATCTTCTCATGTCCAACAACTTTACTAATTTCATTGTTCTTATGGTGTTTGCTTTAATCAGTTGTATGATTGATTAGTCTGTGTTAATCTTGATTACATGCCATGTATATTCGTGTGAAGCTCATGAAAGCCACTTACTTTATCCAATGCGATCCCACAGAGACTGTTTTGGATGTTAAGCAGAAACTGTTTATTCTCATTGAGCAACCAGTTAGCAGTTAGCAGTCAGCGTCTTGTGCTAATGTCTACTGAAGAAGTATTAGAGGATTCCAAATCTCTAGCGGAGCAGCAGGTTAGGGGATGAATAACAATTGTTGTAAGTTTAAAGAAGAGATATCCTACTCATATGGACACTGACCGTGACTTGCTCCTATGTTCGATGTTTTTGTTGTTTAGGTTGAGAATGATGCAGTCATGGCTCTGACTTAGAGGAAAAGTTATCCCTCATATCTCTTGTTGGTTTATAACACGGACTAGTCGTGTTTATACATCCTGTTGAACTAGTAGTAATCACCGTTTCTTTTTGAAGTTCATTGATTTGTATTGAGGCTGTTGAAACAGTCCTCTAGAACGTTTGGCTATATCTGAATGTGATCTCATTCTTTCTTGTGCTGATGATAACGAGTTTGAGGTTGTTGACATTGCACAGCCCACCGACTTCTCAATCTCATGAAGAGTTTCACTTACTTTGTATCAGGAGAACCTCTTGAAcattagaaatattttattaaaacacaaAGGTGGAGTCGGTATAGCGCTTGAagtttgtctctctctctctctctttgttacTAACAATTGTTGTAAGTaaagactagattttgatccgcgctttcaaagcacgagtttattttgtttttttttttcaattgacaaatatttagtaaatgtcatatttttatatatttgtgttttattttatagaagacttaaattttttatctttatttatcgtatttcattttaaatgactatttatgtttaaaaaattaaactttatttctttaatgaattaagttggtataactctgataaattaattttattatgtggttactattctaataaaaaaaatttatacttttaataaagatttatacttttcaatgaaaaaattcaatttttttatgaatgcttaaattatattaaaataaaataataattaaaaatagttgaaaacaaaatatttgaacttggactcaatagcccaaaagaaaaaaaaatatgagaatttgatctgatttcttaatcggccaaatggcccaagagagatatAATGTGAGCTCGATCTGAAAAAAATGACCCAATATaaatgtgttattaatattaattgattgcccttaatgaaacatgcaatgttagtaaagaaaagagcATGCTAAGGTAAAAAGTACAAtaggattctgctttaatagtatagatactgAGTCGTGGAACTATAATTGCAACTTGCAAGATTAGTAATTCTTTCATAATATCTCCCCCTCACATGTTTTCCAATCGATTCCCACTAGAAAAAAAACTAGATCCGTCTTGAAAATTAGCCAATCCATGGAAACCATCTTTAGCAAATCCGCACAATCCTTCTCAAATTTTTTCAGTGGCTGAGGCTGCTCATAGCTCTAATAAGTTCATTCAAGTCTACGTGAAATGTTGGGAGGCTCTCTCCCGAGAAATCCCATGTTATCCTTAAGACACCTTCCTAATCTAGTGACTAGCCCATATCAGGTGTGTGTCTCTCTAGTAGCTCTAGGGTGTGATTGACTATTGCTGTAATTATTCTCCACAGCTACAATTATACCCACAACTCTAAATCTATACCAAtcttgatttatatattttttaaagctCACAGTCCTTTTTTTAGTTCTCAACACTTCTTTAAATTTATGTCTTTATAATTGCTCTGTGGAGATAAATTCCTacaatccaatttttttttaaaagttaaaaatctagaaccaaaaccataaaaatcacaacaatatttctatagccaaaaaataaaatcacatcTATTACCAATCACACCCCTACCCGTAGTAGCTGAGCTTTAAGAGTTATTGAACTAATCTATGGGCCGTCTTAAATGCACTAATGGGCCTCTGTGTAGCATCACCAATAGCTCTCCCGCGCAAGAAATCGAAATCGAAATCATTATCATCCcgaaaattaaaaacattttttctttctttcttaaaaaaaattaattcgaGCGTCAGTGAAGCAGAAGATCAcatggagaaggagaaggaagagTCACTGAGACTGGCGATCGCCGTTTCTCTCCTACGATCGAAGATCCAGAACCGTCTATCTTCTTCCTCTACTTCTCTCTGCGATGCTCCCTCCGAAACCGATCATCTTCGCTGGAAGCAGAAGAACCGTCGATCGTCCTCCTCTACTTCTCGTTGCGGTGCTCCTCCCTCCGAAACCGATGCTCTTCGATGGAAGCAGAAGGTCCCCTCTCGAATTCGATTTTGCGTACTTGGGTTTAAGTGATTATCGTTGTTTGTTTGAATCTAACATATTAGCGTTttcgattttgaaattaggcgaaagagaggaagaaagagatAATCAGACTCCGGGAAGATCTCAAGGATGCTGAAAGTATTATTATCTAAAACTTCGGCAACTCGTTTTATGTATTTAATGATTCCCAAAAATGGAAATGGCTTTTGTTGATGCGATTTCTGCAACCTTCCTTAGGTTGTGATTTGTTCCCAGCGAATGCTTCTTGCAAGTGTTATTTCTTTGATAACTTGGGAGAATTCAGCGGCAGGAGGATTGGAGAGGCCTCTGAGCCGAGGTTTAACGATGCTCTTCGTCGTAGATTTCTCAGAATAGGTGTATTTCTTATGCTTTTATTTGTATTCATTAGTCTTGTAGTTTGAACTGTTTTgtattctttttgtttgtggGGTTTTACTTATTAGCTTGTGCTGTCATTTGATTTCCTAGCAAGGATAAGGGGAAGAAGGAAATCAACTCGACCATCTCAAAGATTGCGGCTTTCAGGTTTTTGCTAAGGCTCTTCCTGGGCTTCACTCACTTTCAGTTTcctttatacattatttacaaCACCATACTTTGATATTACCTTGGATGGGTGAATTGTTAAATTGAATGTATGTAACCAAGCATCATCTTTTAGGACTCCTATATATATGAGTTGAAACTCTTGACTGCAGAGCCTGAATATGAAGACGAAGCAGAGCAGCTAAGGATATCTATTGATTTTCTCCTGGAACTGTCCCAAGCGGCGGACTCCAGTGTTAGGCTTTATTGCttaagctattttctggtaataTGCACTCTTACATAGTTTGCAGATTTGAACTCGCTTCTTCTGTTCTGCAGGTGTCTAATTTCTGCAACTGGTCACATCAGGCTGTAGATTTCATATTAGGTAATACTATTCAATCTCTTGACTTGCAAACAAATAATTTGATACCTGAGCTGCAATTCCCTTTTATTGGAAGCTTGTGTTGCACTTACGAAACAAACTTGTGTTCTTGTTCCTCTTCTTACAATAATATGCTCTCTTTTTGCATGCTCAAGCTTCACTGAAGAAGCTGATATCGATGGGGAGAAACTTGGGATCTGTTGAAGAATCTATTAGTTTCATGATTACACAGTTGATCGCAAGAATTTGCACTCCCTTTAAAGGAAATGGTAACTTTAGCTGTCTATCTTTGATTTTGACTGTGTTTCTCTTTATGGTTATCATTCCTCATAGATGTTGCTGTGTGTTTACATCTGTTGTAGAGGTGAAACAACTAGAAACTAGTGTTGGATTTTATGTCCAACATTTGATCCGTAAACTGGGAAGTGATCCATACATTGGACAGCGTGCAATATTTGCTATTTCTCAGAGAATATCTATTTTAGCCGAGAACTTACTGGTCATGGACCCGTTTGACGAATCATTCCCAGAGATGGATGAATGCATGTTTATATTGTAAGTGTTTCAAATTCTAATGAGAATGTGTTTCTATGGTACATCATACATGGGACTGCTGAGGTTGATTATGTTGTCGTATGGACCCTGCAGGATACAGCTAGTTGAGTTCTTGATATGTGATTATTTGTTAACGTGGGCAGAGAATGAAGCATTTGAAACTGGTAATTTAAGTATTTAGTGTTTTATGTATGATACTCTAACAACAAATCAGAGTGGCGCAGCGGAAGCGTGGTGGGCCCATAACCCACAGGTCCCAGGATTGAAACCTGGCTCTGATAAATTTAtgctatttattttttgtttttgtagttcCCAAATTATAAGCCCCTATCTATTTGATTCCATTTATGACACAAATACAGTTCTAGATGGCAAAAAGGGTCACTAATGATGCTAAGATTGGTTCTGTCTGACCTGTAGTTGTGTTTGAGgagtggatatcatcagttCTCCACGCGAGGAAAGCAGTAGCTGCGTTGGAAGAAAGAAACGGGTTGTATCTTCTTTTCATGGACCGAGTCACAGGGGAGTTAGCTAAACGAGTTGGTCAAGTCACATCTTTCAGGGAGGTCGAGCCAGCCATTTTGGACAAAATCTTAGCCTACCAAGAATGATACCTTTTCAGGTTAGTAGCATCTACCCAATaaagctttatttttttttgttattggaaCCCTTTTTACCCTTAGTCCATCAAAGAATGGTGTTTGGAAAGCAAATTGCTTCACTTTGGTTTAAAGGTGAAGATAGTTGATCCAGTAATCATATATATTGTGGTCGGCCTTGACCTTTGATTGATGATCGCTCCAGTGAGTCAAAGTCTTTAAATTATGGCCGCCATAGGCTCCACATGGCACTACGATGTTATCTTTATCATTACATTTCTCAATCATCCAACCATATGTTATTGAATTATATCATCCATTTAACAAAAAGTATCTCAAACTTTACCAGTCTTCTTTATAATCAAAGCAGAGGGACAAACCTTATCTTATCTTTAGAGCAGAGATGGCTGACACCAAGCGCTTAGTCATCCTATCTATCATTTCACTCATGTTCTTGTCTCAGTTTCTTCTTTTGTGTTCAGGTCATGTCGATGATTAAGTCGGTGTACCGAGGAAGCTTGGCGTTTTCATAAGGAAAAGGAGAGGATTCAGATACAGAAGGCCACACAGCACCACCAGATCGGCTTCTGCAACACTTTTGCCAGGCTCCTTCCATGTGACTGCTTGCCTCGCCTCCTCTTTCTTACTCTCTCTTGTTCTGTAGCTTTTTTTAGTTGATGTTAGTATATATTAATGCGCTTTAGTAATGTCATGTAAGCATGTACATTTTGAATGCTTGAGATTATGAACTTTATTTACAGTTTGGTCTTTTCCACGGTCAGGAAACCAACGAAAATATTTGATTCATTGCCGTTTACACATGTTATAACACACAATAACAACAACCTATTGGATGCTTTTATTACAGAACATTACTCAAGTGTATGAAACTCAGATCCTCATGGATTGTATATCAAATCTCTCGTCATAGAGTCTCCAATGTCCGTATCTCTCCGTCTGAGCCACCACAGGCCCTGACCTCGGCACATAAACATCTGGCTTCTTCACCTCCTTAATCCCCTTCAGCCTCGACACATTGTTTGCAATATCACGGCTTGACAAATGCACACACCCAAACAAATCCAAGTACTCTAGCTTCATACAACCCTCACATACCCAAGCGAGTCCTTTCGCAGACAATCTAGAGAACTGAATCTCCAAACGCTCTAGATTCATCATATGTTTCCCGATCGCTTCAGCTTCTCTGTCTCCGTCTTGAGGACAAGCGCCTATGTACTCTGTAGGAACAACAGAGCCGATGTGCCGAGACGAATCAGACCAATCCATAAGGTTGCGTTTCAGCGTCGTGAGGTTAGGACAGTTTCTACCGATCATCACAAGCGCGTCGTGGGATATCTCGTGACAGTAACTGATATCTAGCTCCTTTAGACTCCTGCAACGAAACGCTACCTTCGCCATAGATGCGTCCGTCACGTGAGGGCTGCTTCTAACCGCGAGAGCCTCGAGAATCGGACATCTTAACAACATACAAAACCACAAACTCACTTTCATTAGTAACAGAATATATGAAATAGATTAGGCGGTTAAGTAAGCGGTTTACTTGATTTCTGATTAGTTCAACGTTTTACAACGAAAACACTCCTCTTAAAACAAACTATTAAACCAAGTAACAGAATATTAAACCGGTCgttaagaccatctccaatggtacattataattttctctatatctatcttattaaaactcaagtacaaaattggagtgtttggagacttgaataggacttttaaaaatttggagtgtttggaaacatggattgcagtcttttaaaaaaaaatatttttgtttgaaaacaatgatagtagtattaagaaaaaaagtaatgggcttatgtttttcttaaaaattgaaagttatctaggccacttttaaaatataccaaaatgggtcaatctaattccctaaaaaaaattttccaaaactaaccataaaacaaaatttaaactttatatacatatttcaaatcaaaataataattcaaatttgatttatatcaaaaattgattcaaaaatatacatatattcaaaaatggatttttactaaactatttttcaataaccattataaaaaaatattgtcaatatatataagaaaaatataatacaaagcccaatttgaaataccaactcaaattatggttttcatatttcatattaagttttaaaaatataatatatgtaattatttatatgatggtatgtataaaata includes the following:
- the LOC103845229 gene encoding protein MULTIPOLAR SPINDLE 1 isoform X2, whose translation is MGLCVASPIALPRKKSKSKSLSSRKLKTFFLSFLKKINSSVSEAEDHMEKEKEESLRLAIAVSLLRSKIQNRLSSSSTSLCDAPSETDHLRWKQKNRRSSSSTSRCGAPPSETDALRWKQKAKERKKEIIRLREDLKDAESCDLFPANASCKCYFFDNLGEFSGRRIGEASEPRFNDALRRRFLRIARIRGRRKSTRPSQRLRLSEPEYEDEAEQLRISIDFLLELSQAADSSVSNFCNWSHQAVDFILASLKKLISMGRNLGSVEESISFMITQLIARICTPFKGNEVKQLETSVGFYVQHLIRKLGSDPYIGQRAIFAISQRISILAENLLVMDPFDESFPEMDECMFILIQLVEFLICDYLLTWAENEAFETVVFEEWISSVLHARKAVAALEERNGLYLLFMDRVTGELAKRVGQVTSFREVEPAILDKILAYQE
- the LOC103845229 gene encoding protein MULTIPOLAR SPINDLE 1 isoform X1, with translation MGLCVASPIALPRKKSKSKSLSSRKLKTFFLSFLKKINSSVSEAEDHMEKEKEESLRLAIAVSLLRSKIQNRLSSSSTSLCDAPSETDHLRWKQKNRRSSSSTSRCGAPPSETDALRWKQKAKERKKEIIRLREDLKDAESCDLFPANASCKCYFFDNLGEFSGRRIGEASEPRFNDALRRRFLRIARIRGRRKSTRPSQRLRLSEPEYEDEAEQLRISIDFLLELSQAADSSVSNFCNWSHQAVDFILASLKKLISMGRNLGSVEESISFMITQLIARICTPFKGNGNFSCLSLILTVFLFMVIIPHRCCCVFTSVVEVKQLETSVGFYVQHLIRKLGSDPYIGQRAIFAISQRISILAENLLVMDPFDESFPEMDECMFILIQLVEFLICDYLLTWAENEAFETVVFEEWISSVLHARKAVAALEERNGLYLLFMDRVTGELAKRVGQVTSFREVEPAILDKILAYQE
- the LOC103845227 gene encoding F-box protein SKIP1, coding for MDDWGGLAPEILTNIISRLTIQERWTGPMFVRKSWLAVCRDPYLWSSFDLEPWFESYPESTQWWSPDFERKIDSMLRSVVDWSDGGLTEIRVRHCSDHALSYAAERCPILEALAVRSSPHVTDASMAKVAFRCRSLKELDISYCHEISHDALVMIGRNCPNLTTLKRNLMDWSDSSRHIGSVVPTEYIGACPQDGDREAEAIGKHMMNLERLEIQFSRLSAKGLAWVCEGCMKLEYLDLFGCVHLSSRDIANNVSRLKGIKEVKKPDVYVPRSGPVVAQTERYGHWRLYDERFDIQSMRI